A section of the Rhodospirillales bacterium genome encodes:
- the infB gene encoding translation initiation factor IF-2: MGTDGKDKNKLTLSGKKTLSLKGNVASNIGTSGTSAGQVRQSFSGGRTKAVAVEVRRQRGGTERTNDDASARNLSDAERERRARVLQEALQNKDAQPKAPAADPAEIGPAAMEPVRTAREKELEELQRIRAAELEQAQSIERTRQDASSKRLEAASKIVRTQSRAHGDHLHPGVSSGDEGAATSYRDRLRNTDRRNDNDTRRSREEEWRAQNRMTVTQALGTDFEGDTGGRSLASVRRARMKNKNKSMELDPGKKQVREVVLPEAITVQELANRMAERSGNVIKSLMKMGVMATVNQTIDADTAELIIIEFGHTVKRVTEADVETGIEGAEDTDANLLPRPPVVTIMGHVDHGKTSLLDALRSANVVAGEAGGITQHIGAYQVTAPSGKKITFLDTPGHAAFSEMRARGANITDIVVLVVAANDGVMPQTIEAINHAKAAGVPMIVAINKIDLQDANPTRVKQDLLQHEVIVEDMGGETQVVEVSAKQKKGLDTLLESILLQAEVLDLKANPNRHAVGTVVESRMETGRGSVATVLIDKGTLNAGDIFVSGSEWGRVRVMLDDQGKAIKTAIPGQPVEVMGLNGTPDAGDDFVVVESEAKARDISEYRTKKKRDQQAQGRAQTMEQLFASAKQGDKVTLPVIIKGDVHGSVEAIIGSLRKIDEDNEDLAITVIHSGVGGITESDVSLASGSKAMVIGFNVRANAQARDLATRNGVDMRYYSIIYNVIDDVKALMGGMLSPNIREEFIGNAEIREVFNITKVGKIAGCVVTQGFVKRGAKVRLLRDDVVIHEGKLKTLKRFKDEVKEVKEGTECGMAFENYEDIRPGDTIECFDVIAEQRSVA, encoded by the coding sequence ATGGGCACGGACGGAAAAGACAAAAACAAGCTGACGCTTTCGGGCAAAAAGACCTTGTCCCTGAAGGGCAATGTCGCGTCGAACATCGGCACCAGCGGCACCAGCGCAGGACAGGTACGGCAAAGCTTTTCCGGCGGCCGCACCAAGGCGGTGGCGGTCGAAGTGCGACGTCAGCGCGGCGGCACCGAGCGTACCAACGATGATGCGTCGGCCCGCAATCTGTCGGATGCCGAACGCGAACGTCGCGCCCGCGTCCTGCAGGAGGCCTTGCAAAACAAGGACGCCCAGCCCAAGGCGCCCGCCGCCGACCCGGCCGAGATCGGCCCCGCGGCGATGGAGCCGGTACGCACCGCGCGCGAAAAAGAGCTTGAAGAACTGCAACGCATCCGCGCGGCGGAACTGGAACAGGCGCAAAGCATCGAGCGCACCCGTCAGGACGCCAGCAGCAAACGGCTTGAGGCCGCGTCGAAAATCGTGCGCACACAAAGCCGCGCGCACGGCGACCATTTGCATCCGGGCGTTAGCAGCGGTGACGAAGGCGCCGCGACATCCTATCGCGACCGGCTGCGTAATACCGATCGCCGCAACGACAACGACACCCGCCGTTCGCGCGAGGAAGAGTGGCGCGCGCAAAACCGGATGACGGTGACGCAGGCGCTGGGCACCGATTTCGAAGGGGATACGGGCGGAAGATCCCTCGCCTCCGTGCGCCGCGCGCGCATGAAAAACAAAAACAAGAGCATGGAGCTCGATCCGGGCAAGAAGCAGGTGCGCGAGGTCGTCCTGCCGGAAGCCATCACGGTTCAGGAACTTGCCAACCGCATGGCGGAACGATCGGGCAATGTCATCAAATCGCTGATGAAAATGGGCGTGATGGCCACGGTCAACCAGACCATCGACGCGGATACCGCGGAACTGATCATCATCGAATTCGGGCACACGGTGAAACGCGTGACCGAGGCCGACGTCGAAACCGGCATCGAAGGCGCGGAGGATACCGACGCCAACCTGCTGCCGCGCCCGCCCGTCGTCACCATCATGGGACATGTCGACCACGGCAAGACATCGCTTCTGGACGCGCTGCGCTCGGCCAACGTGGTCGCGGGCGAAGCCGGCGGCATCACCCAGCATATCGGCGCATATCAAGTCACCGCGCCCTCGGGCAAAAAAATCACCTTCCTTGACACGCCGGGCCACGCGGCCTTTAGCGAAATGCGCGCGCGCGGCGCCAACATCACCGACATCGTCGTGCTGGTGGTCGCGGCCAATGACGGCGTGATGCCGCAGACGATTGAGGCGATCAACCACGCCAAGGCGGCAGGTGTGCCGATGATCGTCGCGATCAACAAGATCGACCTGCAGGATGCCAACCCGACGCGCGTCAAGCAGGACCTGTTGCAGCATGAAGTCATCGTCGAGGATATGGGCGGTGAAACCCAAGTCGTCGAAGTGTCGGCGAAGCAGAAAAAAGGCCTCGACACCCTTCTGGAGTCCATTCTTTTGCAGGCCGAGGTGCTGGACCTCAAGGCCAACCCCAACCGCCACGCGGTGGGCACGGTCGTCGAATCGCGCATGGAAACCGGGCGCGGCTCGGTCGCCACCGTGCTGATCGACAAGGGCACACTGAACGCCGGCGATATTTTCGTTTCTGGTTCCGAATGGGGCCGCGTGCGCGTCATGCTCGACGATCAGGGCAAAGCCATCAAAACCGCCATCCCCGGCCAGCCGGTCGAGGTGATGGGATTGAACGGCACGCCGGACGCGGGCGACGATTTCGTCGTCGTCGAATCCGAAGCCAAGGCGCGCGACATTTCGGAATACCGTACCAAGAAAAAGCGCGACCAGCAGGCGCAAGGCCGCGCGCAGACGATGGAACAACTGTTCGCGTCGGCCAAGCAGGGCGACAAGGTCACCCTGCCCGTCATCATCAAGGGCGACGTGCACGGCTCGGTCGAGGCGATCATCGGGTCGCTGCGCAAGATCGATGAAGACAACGAGGACCTGGCGATCACCGTCATCCATTCGGGCGTCGGCGGCATCACGGAAAGCGACGTGTCGCTGGCCTCAGGCTCCAAGGCCATGGTCATCGGCTTCAACGTGCGGGCCAACGCGCAGGCACGCGATCTGGCCACGCGCAACGGTGTGGACATGCGCTATTACTCGATCATCTACAACGTGATCGACGACGTGAAGGCGTTGATGGGCGGGATGCTTAGCCCCAATATCCGCGAGGAATTCATCGGCAACGCCGAGATCAGGGAAGTCTTCAACATCACCAAGGTCGGCAAGATCGCCGGTTGCGTGGTCACGCAGGGCTTCGTCAAACGCGGGGCCAAGGTGCGCCTGCTGCGCGACGACGTCGTCATTCACGAAGGAAAGCTCAAGACCCTCAAACGCTTCAAGGACGAGGTCAAAGAGGTCAAGGAAGGCACCGAGTGTGGGATGGCGTTCGAGAATTACGAGGACATCCGCCCCGGCGACACGATCGAATGTTTCGACGTCATCGCCGAACAGCGCAGCGTGGCGTAA
- a CDS encoding methionine adenosyltransferase, giving the protein MQQSCELKDYTFASESVAEGHPDKVCDRVSDAVVDLFLAADPQARVACETLATTDTLIIAGECRGPATITAEKIIETAREAVREIGYEQKGFHWKTMNVQCLLHQQSADIAQGVDAAGNKDEGAGDQGIMFGYACRETDELMPAPILYSHKILRRMAEDRHNGKLQDKLGPDAKSQVSLEYRDGKPVRATSVVVSTQHAENLSQSDVREIVRPYVMEVLPEGFMCDEAEFYVNPTGRFVIGGPDGDCGLTGRKIIVDTYGGAAPHGGGAFSGKDPTKVDRSAAYAARYLAKNIVAAGFADRCTIQLSYAIGVSKPLSIYVNTHGTGEVDEQALVAAIGKTMDLSPRGIRTHLALNRPIYKKTSSYGHFGRQPEADGSFSWEKTDLVEALKKAL; this is encoded by the coding sequence ATGCAGCAAAGCTGCGAACTGAAAGATTACACCTTCGCCTCGGAATCCGTCGCAGAAGGCCACCCCGACAAAGTCTGTGACCGTGTATCCGATGCCGTGGTCGACCTGTTTCTGGCCGCCGACCCGCAAGCGCGCGTTGCGTGCGAAACGCTGGCCACCACCGACACGCTGATCATCGCCGGCGAATGCCGCGGCCCCGCCACCATCACAGCTGAAAAAATTATAGAAACCGCGCGCGAAGCCGTACGCGAAATCGGGTACGAACAAAAGGGCTTCCACTGGAAGACGATGAACGTGCAATGCCTGCTGCACCAGCAGTCGGCGGACATCGCACAAGGCGTCGACGCCGCGGGCAACAAGGACGAAGGCGCCGGCGACCAGGGCATCATGTTCGGGTACGCCTGCCGCGAAACCGACGAACTGATGCCCGCCCCGATCCTGTATTCGCACAAGATCCTGCGCCGCATGGCCGAAGACCGGCATAACGGGAAACTTCAGGACAAGCTTGGTCCCGACGCAAAATCGCAAGTCAGTCTTGAATACCGCGACGGGAAACCGGTGCGCGCGACCTCGGTCGTCGTTTCGACCCAGCATGCCGAAAACCTGTCGCAAAGCGACGTGCGCGAAATCGTGCGTCCTTACGTGATGGAAGTCCTGCCCGAAGGGTTCATGTGCGACGAGGCGGAATTCTACGTCAACCCGACCGGACGCTTTGTCATCGGCGGGCCTGACGGGGATTGCGGCCTGACCGGGCGCAAGATCATCGTCGACACTTATGGCGGCGCCGCACCGCACGGCGGCGGCGCGTTTTCGGGCAAGGATCCCACAAAGGTCGATCGTTCGGCCGCCTATGCCGCGCGCTATCTGGCCAAGAATATCGTCGCCGCCGGGTTCGCCGACCGCTGCACCATCCAACTGTCCTATGCGATCGGCGTGTCCAAGCCACTGTCGATTTACGTCAATACGCACGGCACGGGCGAGGTCGACGAACAGGCACTGGTCGCGGCCATTGGCAAGACCATGGACCTTTCGCCCCGCGGTATCCGTACGCACTTGGCCCTCAACCGTCCTATTTACAAAAAGACGTCGTCTTACGGGCATTTCGGCCGTCAACCGGAAGCGGACGGCAGTTTCTCGTGGGAAAAGACGGATCTGGTCGAAGCCTTGAAAAAGGCGCTTTGA
- the truB gene encoding tRNA pseudouridine(55) synthase TruB, whose amino-acid sequence MAKHKKIKLDGWINLNKPAGIGSTPALGAVKRCLRPEKAGHGGTLDPLASGVLPIALGEATKTVAYAMDADKDYDFTITWGENRSTEDAEGAVTATSDVRPDATQIEAALPAFIGQISQIPPQYSAVKIDGKRAYDLARAGETADIKPRDVTIFDLRLVESAPDFARFHVVCGKGTYVRALARDLAAHLGACGYVSRLIRTRVGPFRLDAAIPLDFFTQGGVEPPAEGLLMPVQTVLDDIPALAVDAAEAARLRQGMFLNFISRGHAARLPDDPTGPILAVNNGQAVAMVRYEAGTVKPERVFNL is encoded by the coding sequence ATGGCGAAGCATAAAAAAATAAAGCTCGACGGCTGGATCAACCTGAACAAGCCCGCGGGCATCGGATCGACGCCCGCGTTGGGTGCGGTCAAGCGGTGCCTGCGGCCCGAAAAAGCCGGGCATGGCGGTACGCTGGACCCGTTGGCCAGCGGCGTCCTGCCCATCGCGCTGGGCGAGGCGACCAAGACCGTCGCCTATGCCATGGATGCCGACAAGGACTATGATTTCACGATTACATGGGGCGAAAACCGCAGCACCGAGGACGCGGAGGGCGCGGTCACGGCAACCAGCGACGTGCGCCCCGACGCAACGCAAATCGAAGCCGCCCTGCCCGCCTTTATCGGACAAATAAGCCAGATACCGCCCCAGTATTCCGCCGTCAAAATCGACGGAAAGCGCGCCTACGATCTGGCCCGCGCGGGTGAAACCGCCGATATAAAGCCCCGGGACGTCACCATTTTCGACCTGCGGCTTGTCGAATCCGCACCCGATTTCGCCCGGTTCCACGTGGTTTGCGGCAAGGGCACCTATGTACGCGCGCTGGCGCGCGATCTGGCCGCGCATCTGGGCGCGTGCGGCTATGTCAGCCGCCTGATCCGCACACGGGTCGGACCGTTCCGGCTGGATGCCGCGATTCCGCTGGACTTTTTTACCCAAGGGGGTGTAGAACCCCCGGCAGAGGGCTTGCTTATGCCCGTCCAAACCGTGCTGGACGACATCCCGGCACTGGCGGTTGACGCGGCGGAGGCAGCCCGGCTTCGGCAAGGTATGTTCCTGAATTTTATATCCAGGGGTCATGCCGCCCGCCTGCCAGACGACCCGACCGGTCCCATCCTTGCCGTTAATAACGGACAGGCGGTGGCCATGGTCCGGTACGAGGCGGGCACGGTCAAACCGGAGCGTGTTTTCAACCTCTAA
- a CDS encoding thermonuclease family protein → MIGFIGILYLLLPILLLVASIFLYSSTAPAGTVLNGHAQVHDGDTIRIGQASIRLWGIDAAELKQRCGGTPCGEQARAALAAIIDGRVVTCFPHGKSYRRIVARCSVDGMDLGSAMARAGMAFDYARYSHGAYADDERAAHESRAGLWADGSEPIEEPAHWRACNLPQRRHNRPADCLDQSRG, encoded by the coding sequence ATGATCGGCTTTATCGGTATCCTGTACCTGCTTTTGCCGATTCTTCTTTTGGTTGCATCCATTTTCCTATATTCCAGCACAGCGCCCGCAGGCACCGTTCTAAACGGCCATGCGCAGGTGCATGATGGGGACACCATCCGTATCGGGCAGGCCAGTATCAGGCTTTGGGGCATCGACGCAGCGGAGTTGAAACAGCGCTGCGGCGGCACCCCTTGCGGAGAGCAGGCGCGCGCGGCACTGGCCGCCATCATCGATGGTCGCGTCGTCACCTGCTTTCCACACGGGAAAAGTTATCGCCGCATCGTCGCCAGATGCAGCGTGGACGGCATGGATCTTGGGTCCGCGATGGCGCGTGCGGGCATGGCATTCGATTATGCACGATACAGTCATGGCGCTTATGCGGATGACGAGCGCGCGGCGCACGAATCCCGCGCGGGGCTGTGGGCCGATGGAAGCGAACCCATCGAAGAACCGGCGCACTGGCGCGCGTGCAACCTGCCGCAGCGGCGACACAACCGTCCGGCGGATTGCCTTGATCAATCCCGTGGATGA
- a CDS encoding DUF4010 domain-containing protein: MIDMTTAPFAHLLINFLLSIGVGLTIGIERTVNNREDWKMAGLRDFILVAALSFVASLYYEEAPFAWMGSFVTVILFTVAVFVIRNLQVEERTIGMTTLLALPFTFMVAGLPNFGAPYWTIATIVFVVLLVLGMKVRFYQFVSTIDKAEVIDFAILIGIAISITPLIPGEAKLPIPLIDFADGMAEVTYRYVSFSSLWNVVVMVSLMSFTAHFVTKYVRGKNALLIASFLGGLVSSLATMTMLLRSNADRDAGAELNRRQIFLAFAAASTGAIARAILILRVTVGGEMFSPFSFPLISILVLFMSITGYVFAAQANTEQTLRLAPRALPLSFILRFSLTLAGLIIAMTMIKFYLGPEALIPASFLSGIASSGAAVSSIGAAMMQRGGVDPWIAGLAIIGTIIGSLYAKYMVISRHIGFNRSALFLLPLFGLAAVGLITLWISLNSPV, translated from the coding sequence ATGATCGATATGACCACCGCGCCGTTCGCGCATCTGCTGATCAATTTCCTGTTGTCGATCGGGGTCGGCCTGACGATCGGGATCGAGCGCACGGTCAACAACCGCGAAGACTGGAAAATGGCGGGCTTGCGCGACTTCATCTTGGTCGCGGCGCTGTCCTTCGTCGCCAGCCTGTATTACGAGGAAGCCCCGTTCGCGTGGATGGGATCCTTCGTTACCGTCATCCTGTTTACCGTGGCCGTGTTCGTCATCCGCAACCTGCAGGTCGAGGAGCGCACCATCGGCATGACCACGCTTTTGGCCCTGCCCTTTACCTTCATGGTCGCGGGGTTGCCGAATTTCGGGGCACCTTACTGGACCATCGCCACCATCGTGTTCGTGGTGTTGCTGGTTTTGGGCATGAAGGTGCGCTTTTATCAATTCGTCAGCACCATCGACAAGGCCGAGGTCATCGACTTTGCCATCCTGATCGGCATCGCGATCAGCATTACGCCGCTGATCCCCGGCGAGGCGAAACTGCCCATTCCCCTGATCGATTTCGCGGACGGGATGGCCGAGGTGACGTATCGCTACGTCAGTTTCTCGTCGCTGTGGAACGTGGTCGTGATGGTCAGCCTGATGAGCTTTACTGCCCATTTCGTGACCAAATACGTGCGCGGGAAAAACGCGCTTTTGATCGCGTCGTTCCTGGGCGGGCTTGTGTCCTCGCTTGCCACGATGACCATGCTTTTGCGTTCGAACGCGGACCGGGACGCGGGGGCAGAACTTAACCGCCGCCAGATATTCCTTGCCTTCGCTGCGGCCAGCACCGGTGCGATCGCCCGCGCCATCCTGATTTTGCGCGTCACCGTGGGCGGCGAGATGTTTTCGCCTTTCTCATTTCCGTTGATCTCCATTCTGGTGCTGTTCATGTCGATCACCGGCTATGTCTTCGCCGCGCAGGCGAATACGGAACAAACCCTGCGTCTGGCGCCACGCGCCTTGCCGCTGAGTTTTATTTTACGCTTTTCGCTTACGCTGGCCGGGTTGATCATCGCGATGACCATGATCAAGTTCTACCTTGGGCCAGAGGCGCTGATCCCCGCGTCGTTCCTTTCGGGTATCGCTTCCTCCGGTGCGGCCGTATCGTCGATCGGCGCGGCGATGATGCAGCGGGGCGGCGTCGATCCATGGATCGCCGGACTTGCCATCATCGGCACCATCATCGGCAGCCTGTACGCAAAATATATGGTGATTTCGCGCCATATCGGGTTTAACCGCAGCGCGCTGTTCCTGCTGCCCTTGTTCGGGCTGGCGGCAGTGGGGCTGATCACGCTGTGGATTTCGCTGAACAGCCCGGTTTAA
- the rpsO gene encoding 30S ribosomal protein S15, whose translation MSNNAATKAKLIKDYQRDTKDTGSPEVQIAILSARIAELTEHMKIHKKDLSSRRGLLKLVSNRRTLLDYLRAKNEGKYNEIVKSLGLRG comes from the coding sequence ATGTCGAATAATGCCGCCACCAAGGCGAAACTGATCAAGGATTACCAGCGCGACACCAAAGACACGGGCAGCCCCGAAGTCCAGATCGCCATTCTTTCGGCCCGCATCGCGGAGTTGACCGAGCACATGAAGATCCACAAGAAGGACCTGTCCTCGCGCCGCGGCCTTTTGAAACTGGTGTCGAACCGTCGCACGCTGCTCGACTATCTTCGCGCCAAGAACGAAGGCAAATATAACGAGATCGTCAAAAGCCTCGGCCTGCGCGGCTAA
- the trmB gene encoding tRNA (guanosine(46)-N7)-methyltransferase TrmB: protein MGKDGSGRSLEKGALTRERTLFHGRRKARPIRAGRQDAMDAVLPKIQITHDQLDSGLRRGDESVSGFRETWLEIGFGNGDALAAWHRAHPDIGFIGCEPFINGVSNLCKLVAEDDLSNLRIWNDVAQPLIDALPDVSIDRIYLLNPDPWPKKRHAKRRFIQQESLSALARILKPGGVLTMTTDHAALAEWMGAHADAHPAFQGSASHTPPEGWLPTRYEGKGRDAGRRQVYLTCRKI from the coding sequence GTGGGAAAAGACGGATCTGGTCGAAGCCTTGAAAAAGGCGCTTTGACCCGCGAACGGACCCTGTTCCACGGACGGCGCAAGGCCCGGCCCATCAGGGCCGGGCGGCAAGACGCCATGGATGCGGTCCTGCCGAAAATCCAGATCACGCATGATCAACTGGATTCCGGCCTGCGCCGAGGGGATGAGAGCGTTTCAGGTTTCAGGGAAACATGGCTGGAAATCGGGTTCGGCAACGGCGACGCGCTGGCGGCGTGGCACCGGGCGCATCCCGATATCGGGTTCATCGGTTGCGAGCCGTTCATCAATGGCGTTTCAAACCTGTGCAAGCTGGTCGCGGAAGACGATCTTTCCAATCTGCGTATCTGGAACGATGTCGCGCAACCGCTGATCGACGCGCTGCCCGATGTGTCCATCGACCGCATCTATCTGCTTAATCCGGACCCATGGCCCAAAAAGCGCCATGCCAAGCGGCGCTTCATCCAACAGGAATCTTTAAGCGCCCTCGCCCGCATTCTCAAACCCGGCGGCGTCCTGACCATGACCACCGACCACGCGGCGCTGGCGGAATGGATGGGCGCGCACGCCGACGCCCACCCCGCTTTTCAGGGCAGCGCCAGCCATACGCCGCCCGAAGGCTGGCTGCCGACGCGGTACGAAGGCAAGGGCCGCGATGCGGGCCGTCGCCAAGTCTATTTGACCTGCCGCAAAATCTGA
- a CDS encoding ribosome maturation factor RimP: MDHRAKKTLQDPEGRFAHFIEPVAAAHACRLVQVRIGGSQAGSGNALEVFVETLDGSPLSMDSCAKISREVSTLLDVENPMGGAYRLEVGSPGLDRPLTALADFMRFQGYEVKLEFKRPLSDGQKRMRARILAVNDKGFSVEDDQKRHFELEMGDIASARLIASEELIRAVQKGQFPKPVITTHPMEA; encoded by the coding sequence ATGGACCACAGAGCAAAAAAGACATTGCAAGACCCCGAAGGCAGGTTCGCCCATTTCATCGAACCCGTCGCGGCGGCGCATGCCTGCCGTCTGGTGCAGGTGCGCATCGGCGGGTCACAGGCCGGGTCCGGCAACGCGCTTGAGGTGTTCGTCGAAACGCTGGACGGCAGCCCGCTGTCCATGGATTCCTGCGCTAAAATCAGCCGCGAGGTTTCGACCCTGCTGGACGTCGAAAACCCGATGGGCGGCGCCTATCGCCTTGAGGTCGGCTCGCCGGGGCTGGACCGTCCCCTGACCGCCCTTGCCGATTTCATGCGGTTTCAGGGTTATGAGGTCAAACTGGAATTCAAACGCCCGCTTTCGGACGGGCAAAAGCGTATGCGCGCGCGCATTCTTGCCGTGAACGACAAAGGTTTTTCGGTCGAAGATGACCAGAAAAGGCATTTCGAGCTTGAGATGGGCGACATCGCATCGGCCCGCCTTATTGCCTCGGAAGAGTTGATCCGGGCTGTTCAAAAAGGGCAGTTCCCGAAACCCGTCATTACCACACACCCTATGGAGGCATAG
- the rbfA gene encoding 30S ribosome-binding factor RbfA, producing MKRQRKQPAGQRQLRVGEEMRHVISASLQHGGFDDPALMQSSLITVTEVRIAPDLKNATVYVMPLGGRRIAETLAALNANAFAFQRDIARQMKMKFTPRLNFKADESFDEADKIERIIQQIHDES from the coding sequence ATGAAGCGGCAACGCAAACAACCAGCAGGACAAAGGCAGTTGCGCGTGGGCGAAGAAATGCGCCACGTCATTTCCGCATCGCTTCAGCATGGCGGGTTCGACGACCCGGCGCTGATGCAATCAAGCCTGATCACGGTGACCGAGGTGCGGATCGCGCCTGATTTGAAAAACGCGACCGTCTATGTCATGCCGCTGGGCGGACGGCGGATCGCGGAAACGCTGGCCGCGCTTAACGCCAATGCCTTCGCCTTCCAGCGCGATATCGCGCGGCAGATGAAGATGAAATTCACCCCGCGCCTGAATTTCAAAGCCGATGAAAGTTTCGACGAGGCGGACAAGATCGAGCGCATCATCCAGCAGATTCATGACGAATCTTAA
- a CDS encoding thermonuclease family protein, with amino-acid sequence MSTFSNAFALAAGIGALLGLYGCTEKRPATPHTATSRAELKQMRGKTLHGRAVVYDGDTLRLFTAFPQKPLRVRIWGIDAPELKQRCGAVACGEIARQRMNAIIADQPVSCQVKDVDRYKRLVAQCFAQSVDIGRALVQAGLAVDYAQFSHGAYASDEITARTNGAGVWGMANFEEPTHWRICNLPQRGRARPATCDLP; translated from the coding sequence ATGTCCACTTTTTCCAATGCTTTTGCCCTTGCCGCCGGCATCGGCGCCCTGCTCGGCCTGTATGGCTGCACCGAAAAACGTCCTGCCACGCCTCACACCGCGACCAGCCGCGCCGAACTTAAACAAATGCGCGGGAAGACGTTACACGGGCGGGCCGTCGTCTATGACGGCGACACGCTGCGCCTATTCACCGCCTTTCCGCAAAAGCCCCTTCGCGTACGCATATGGGGGATCGACGCGCCAGAATTGAAACAGCGTTGCGGCGCGGTGGCCTGCGGGGAAATCGCCAGGCAGCGTATGAATGCGATCATCGCGGACCAGCCCGTGTCATGTCAGGTCAAGGATGTCGATCGCTATAAACGTCTTGTCGCGCAATGTTTCGCGCAATCGGTCGATATCGGCCGCGCGCTGGTGCAGGCTGGCCTGGCCGTCGATTACGCGCAATTCAGTCATGGCGCTTATGCATCCGACGAAATAACCGCGCGGACCAACGGCGCAGGCGTGTGGGGCATGGCGAATTTCGAAGAGCCAACGCACTGGCGCATATGCAACCTGCCGCAGCGGGGGCGCGCGCGTCCCGCCACATGCGATCTGCCCTAA
- the nusA gene encoding transcription termination/antitermination protein NusA gives MEILHVADTVARDKHIDREIVIQAMEEAIQKAGRTKYGYDQDIRATIDRKTGAISMKRYRTVVETIENEGAELTLPQAKRIKPDVQIGDQLIDDLPAIDFGRIAAQTAKQVIIQKVRDAEREQQYEEFKDRVGEIVSGIVKRVEYGNVTIDMGKGEAVLRRDECIPREHFKPNDRVRCYIYDVRKELRGPQVFMSRTHPGFMAALFKQEVPEIYDGVIEIKAVARDPGSRAKIAVYTRDNSIDPVGACVGMRGSRVQAVVGELQGEKIDIVPWSPDIATFIVNALAPAEVAKVVLDEEEGRIDVVVPDEQLSLAIGRRGQNVRLASMLTGLDIDILTEAEESERRAEETKTRTALFMQALDVDDVIAHLLVAEGFKKVEELAESELGELVSIEGFDEDVAAELQSRARNWLEAKAREFAAKQKSLGIADDIIGFEGLDFDSIVKLAEAGVKSKNDLADLAGDELVEILGSEKMNEAQANRIIMAARAEWFEAEDAAAAEAAEAAADEAAA, from the coding sequence ATGGAAATCCTGCACGTTGCCGACACGGTCGCCCGTGACAAGCACATCGATCGCGAAATCGTCATTCAGGCGATGGAGGAAGCGATTCAGAAAGCCGGTCGTACAAAATACGGCTATGACCAGGACATTCGCGCCACGATCGACCGCAAGACCGGCGCGATCAGCATGAAGCGTTATCGCACCGTGGTCGAGACCATCGAGAACGAAGGCGCGGAACTGACACTGCCGCAGGCCAAGCGCATCAAGCCGGACGTGCAGATCGGCGACCAGTTGATCGACGACCTGCCGGCCATCGATTTCGGGCGCATCGCCGCACAGACCGCCAAGCAGGTCATCATCCAGAAAGTCCGCGACGCCGAACGCGAACAGCAATACGAAGAATTCAAGGACCGCGTGGGCGAGATCGTTTCAGGCATCGTCAAACGCGTCGAATACGGCAACGTGACCATCGACATGGGCAAGGGCGAGGCCGTCTTGCGCCGCGACGAATGCATCCCGCGCGAGCATTTCAAGCCGAACGACCGCGTGCGTTGCTATATCTACGACGTGCGCAAGGAACTGCGCGGGCCGCAAGTGTTCATGTCGCGCACCCATCCGGGTTTCATGGCCGCGCTGTTCAAACAGGAAGTGCCGGAAATCTATGACGGCGTGATCGAGATCAAGGCCGTGGCCCGTGACCCGGGTTCCCGCGCCAAGATCGCCGTGTACACCCGCGACAACTCCATCGACCCGGTGGGCGCTTGCGTGGGGATGCGCGGGAGCCGCGTGCAGGCCGTGGTCGGCGAATTGCAGGGCGAAAAAATCGACATCGTGCCTTGGTCGCCGGATATCGCGACCTTCATCGTCAACGCGCTGGCCCCGGCGGAAGTCGCCAAGGTCGTGCTGGACGAGGAAGAAGGGCGTATTGACGTCGTCGTTCCCGACGAGCAACTTTCGCTTGCGATCGGCCGCAGGGGGCAGAATGTGCGTCTGGCGTCGATGCTCACGGGCCTCGACATCGACATCCTGACCGAGGCCGAAGAATCGGAGCGCCGGGCCGAGGAAACCAAAACCCGCACCGCCCTGTTCATGCAGGCCCTCGACGTCGACGACGTCATTGCGCATCTGCTGGTGGCCGAAGGCTTCAAAAAGGTCGAGGAACTGGCGGAATCCGAACTGGGCGAGCTGGTTTCGATCGAAGGGTTCGACGAGGACGTGGCCGCGGAACTGCAATCCCGCGCCAGAAACTGGCTGGAGGCCAAGGCCCGCGAATTCGCAGCCAAGCAAAAATCGCTGGGCATCGCGGACGACATCATCGGCTTTGAAGGGCTGGACTTTGATTCGATCGTCAAGCTGGCGGAAGCCGGCGTGAAATCGAAAAACGACCTTGCCGATCTGGCCGGGGACGAACTGGTCGAGATTCTGGGCAGCGAAAAGATGAACGAGGCGCAAGCCAACCGCATCATCATGGCGGCCCGCGCCGAGTGGTTCGAAGCCGAGGACGCGGCGGCTGCTGAAGCGGCCGAAGCAGCGGCTGACGAGGCCGCAGCCTGA